The following is a genomic window from Verrucomicrobiia bacterium.
GCCAATTCGACGGGCATCTGCAGGGGCATCCTTCTTCGCTCGACACACCCGGGGTGGAGGTTTCCTCCGGCTCATTGGGGCAGGGGCTTTCGATTGCCGTGGGGGCGGCGCTCGGTTCCCGGCTGGATAACAATCCGCGGCGGGTCTATGCCTTGATGTCCGACGGGGAGCAGCAGGAAGGAGCCATCTGGGAGGCAGCGATGTCGGCCGGGCATTACAAGCTGGATAATTTGTGCGGCATCATCGATTACAACCAAATTCAGATTGACGGGCGGGTCGAAGATGTGATGGGAATCGCACCGCTGGCAGACAAGTACCGGGCCTTCCGCTGGCACGTCATAGAGGTGGATGGACATAATTTTGACGAGCTTTTATCGGCTTTTGCCGAAGCGCGCAAGATCAAGGGAAAACCGACGGTGATTCTGGCCCACACGATTATGGGCAAGGGGGTTTCCTTTATGTACGATAAATACGAGTGGCACGGCAAGCCGCCCACAAAGGAACAGGGGGAGAAGGCCTTGATAGAATTGGGGACCACCTTTGAGGAATGGTATGCCCATCTCGCCTCCTCCACCGAGCCGGCCTATCCGCAGAAACCGGCGGGGGTTTTGGCCTGATGCCCGTGCAAATGAAAAAAACCCGCGAAGGGTGGGGGCATGCCTTAGCCGAACTGGGGGAGGTCAATCCCAAGGTGGTGGTGTTGGTCGGCGATTTGGCCTCCTCCACGATGGTGCATTTTTTCGCCCAGAAATTTCCCGAGCGGTTCTTTCAAATGGGGGTGGCGGAACAAAACATGGCCAACGTGGCCTCCGGGCTTTCACTCACCGGAAAGATCCCGTTCTTTGCCACTTATGGCGCCTTTGCCGCCTGCCGCGACCTTGATATGATCCGGGTGACCATTTGCTACTCCGATTTGAACGTCAAAATCGGCGGGGCGCACGGCGGAATCTCGGTCGGGCCGGACGGCGCCACCCACCAAGCCCTGGAGGAATTCGCCATCATGCGCTCCATGCCAAACATGAAAGTGATTTGCCCGTGCGACTATTGGGAGACCAAGAAGGCGACCCGGGCGATAGCCGAAATCTGGGGGCCCTGCTATCTGCGGATGGGGCGGGAGGATGTGCCCGTGGTCACGGACGAGAACACGCCGTTTGAGTTCGGCAAAGCGTTGGTGATGCGGGAAGGGAATGATCTGGCCATCATCGCCTGCGGCATTATGGTTTACGAAGCGCTGGAGGCGGCGGAGGTTTTGGCGCGGGAGGATAAAATCGAGGCCCGGGTCATCAATATGCACACGCTCAAGCCGCTGGATGAGGAAATCATCATCAAGGCGGCACGGGAGTGCGGCGCTTTGGTGACCGCCGAAGAGCACCAGATTTACGGCGGGCTGGGGTCAGCCGTTTCTCAGGTGACCGCCTGGCATCACCCCGTGCCGATTGAGATGGTGGCGATGTGGGACCGCTTCGGCCAATCCGGCAAGCCGGAGGAGCTTTTGGTGGCCTTCGGGATGAAATCGACCAATATCATCGAAAAAGCCCGGAAGGTTTTGCGGCGGAGAGACCATCGGGGTAATGGGAAATAGCATCGGAGCCGCGCTAAGCTTAGGAAAAACCACCAGCCCCGTCACCGAACGGGGCGTTTTTTTTAGGATATAGGAAATAGAGAGGAATTGATGGCGGAAAGCAACAGGGAAGCATGGAAACGAATCTTAATTTTTCTTCTCCTCAACTTCGGGCTTAGCGCAGTTTTCAATTATTTAATCATCTCCTCCGGTTCATTCCGCACCGGGCGGGGGATGTACGTGCTCGGCGTGATGTGGTGCCCCGGTGTGGCGGCTTTAATTACCTGCAAATTGTGCGGAAAAAGCATTGCCGAACTGGGGTGGAGGTGGGGAAAGACGAAGTATCAGGTCGCCAGCTATCTTATTCCGTTCGGCTACGCGCTGGTTGCCTATCTGGCGGTCTGGCTTTCCGGATTGGGGGGATTTTACAATCCGGAATTTGTGCAGTCGGCGGTGCGGGATTTCCATTGGGGGAAGCTACCGGCCGGGTTGGTCTTGTTTCTCACCGTGTTTT
Proteins encoded in this region:
- a CDS encoding transketolase, which encodes MANPYNLTIPELKQKALEVRRDIITMLVPAKSGHTGGPLSFADVGTALFFHELTYDPRRPKWEGRDMWFWSFGHVTPVHYSLLAEAGYFPKCDLLKFRQFDGHLQGHPSSLDTPGVEVSSGSLGQGLSIAVGAALGSRLDNNPRRVYALMSDGEQQEGAIWEAAMSAGHYKLDNLCGIIDYNQIQIDGRVEDVMGIAPLADKYRAFRWHVIEVDGHNFDELLSAFAEARKIKGKPTVILAHTIMGKGVSFMYDKYEWHGKPPTKEQGEKALIELGTTFEEWYAHLASSTEPAYPQKPAGVLA
- a CDS encoding transketolase family protein; this translates as MKKTREGWGHALAELGEVNPKVVVLVGDLASSTMVHFFAQKFPERFFQMGVAEQNMANVASGLSLTGKIPFFATYGAFAACRDLDMIRVTICYSDLNVKIGGAHGGISVGPDGATHQALEEFAIMRSMPNMKVICPCDYWETKKATRAIAEIWGPCYLRMGREDVPVVTDENTPFEFGKALVMREGNDLAIIACGIMVYEALEAAEVLAREDKIEARVINMHTLKPLDEEIIIKAARECGALVTAEEHQIYGGLGSAVSQVTAWHHPVPIEMVAMWDRFGQSGKPEELLVAFGMKSTNIIEKARKVLRRRDHRGNGK